A genomic segment from Nodularia sphaerocarpa UHCC 0038 encodes:
- the rsmG gene encoding 16S rRNA (guanine(527)-N(7))-methyltransferase RsmG, which produces MTNLLPEMAEIWQQTLNWEPNQQQQQKFQQLYELILTGNQQLNLTRITDPQEFWEKHLWDSLRGIAPQGQFIPSLSENASIIDIGTGAGFPGMPVAITMPNCTITLLDSTRKKINFINESLAQLTLSNAKTLVGRAEEIGHHPQHRKTYDIALIRAVGNASVCAEYTLPFLKQGGLAIIYRGNWTEEETKSLQNAVNQLGGIIESLEQFTTPLTNSIRHCIYLRKIVNTPASFPRGAGVATQKPLS; this is translated from the coding sequence ATGACTAACTTATTGCCAGAAATGGCAGAAATATGGCAGCAAACCCTAAATTGGGAACCCAACCAACAACAGCAGCAAAAATTTCAGCAGCTGTATGAATTAATTTTGACAGGTAATCAACAGTTAAATTTAACCCGCATTACCGACCCCCAAGAATTTTGGGAAAAACATCTTTGGGATTCCTTGCGAGGAATTGCACCACAAGGGCAATTTATCCCCTCTCTCTCAGAAAATGCTTCTATAATTGATATCGGCACAGGTGCGGGTTTTCCCGGAATGCCCGTAGCAATTACCATGCCTAATTGTACAATAACTCTCCTAGATTCAACCCGCAAAAAAATTAATTTTATTAACGAAAGCTTGGCACAATTGACTCTTAGCAACGCCAAAACTTTAGTTGGAAGAGCCGAAGAAATCGGACATCATCCCCAGCACCGCAAAACCTACGACATCGCTTTAATTCGCGCAGTTGGGAATGCTTCAGTTTGTGCAGAATATACTTTACCATTCCTCAAACAGGGTGGTTTAGCTATAATTTATCGTGGTAATTGGACAGAAGAAGAAACTAAATCTTTGCAAAATGCAGTTAACCAATTGGGTGGAATAATTGAATCTTTAGAACAATTTACAACACCTTTAACTAACAGCATTCGTCATTGTATCTACTTGCGAAAAATAGTCAATACTCCAGCTAGTTTTCCCCGTGGTGCGGGTGTAGCAACGCAAAAGCCTTTGTCATAG
- a CDS encoding Sll0314/Alr1548 family TPR repeat-containing protein, translating into MTKRFSTLKSIGLAKLSKLALTSFAAAIASGVALPIALNLWVNPSLAGDPFRTHEARNIGDNTQAAFKAVFQQGDYPAAETYLQKAISTEPNEPLAYAMKASLAYANKDLATLDTYSKKTLAAGEKLIATDKVRGNIYTAVGHFFEGATIITREGTLKGAPQALTRLRQVYQHLDRAEAIAPQDPELNLLKGYMDLLLSVNLPFANPDDAIARLKANAAPKYLADRGIALAYRDLKQYSQALEYVNSALKTTSDHPELYYLKAQILRKQGQEDKSQSIIQEAVVNFDKALTKRSQLPPDLVRQIERERNNTFNQLNNLGG; encoded by the coding sequence ATGACTAAACGGTTTTCTACTTTGAAATCCATAGGGTTGGCTAAACTGTCTAAGCTTGCTCTGACAAGTTTTGCAGCTGCGATCGCCTCCGGCGTAGCTTTACCAATCGCACTCAATTTGTGGGTTAATCCCTCTCTGGCTGGTGATCCATTCCGCACTCACGAAGCTCGTAATATTGGGGACAATACACAAGCAGCTTTTAAAGCAGTTTTTCAACAGGGTGATTATCCAGCCGCAGAAACTTATCTGCAAAAAGCAATATCTACTGAACCAAATGAGCCTTTAGCCTATGCAATGAAGGCATCTTTAGCTTATGCAAATAAGGATTTGGCTACATTGGATACTTACAGCAAAAAAACTCTCGCAGCTGGAGAAAAATTAATTGCTACAGACAAAGTACGTGGTAATATATACACGGCTGTTGGACATTTTTTTGAAGGCGCAACAATTATCACCCGTGAGGGTACACTCAAAGGTGCGCCACAGGCCTTAACTCGGTTGCGACAAGTTTATCAACATTTAGACAGAGCGGAGGCGATCGCACCTCAAGATCCAGAGCTGAATTTGCTCAAAGGTTATATGGATTTGTTGCTGTCTGTGAATTTACCCTTTGCTAATCCTGATGATGCTATTGCGAGGTTAAAAGCAAACGCTGCGCCTAAATACTTGGCGGATAGAGGTATAGCCCTGGCTTATCGCGATTTAAAACAGTATTCTCAGGCTTTGGAATATGTCAACAGTGCTTTAAAAACCACATCAGATCACCCAGAGTTATATTATCTGAAAGCTCAAATCCTCAGAAAACAGGGACAAGAAGATAAAAGTCAGTCAATAATCCAAGAAGCGGTGGTTAATTTCGACAAGGCCTTGACTAAAAGATCCCAACTTCCACCCGATTTGGTGAGACAAATTGAGCGTGAACGCAATAATACGTTTAACCAGCTAAATAATTTAGGTGGTTGA
- the rsgA gene encoding small ribosomal subunit biogenesis GTPase RsgA — translation MTTVETMSTHGQLFGTVLAVQANFYRVQLDVEDKSTRVQGDQEDFSPLPTRHALLPYPPMILCTRRTRLKKIGQQVMVGDRVVVDEPDWSGGRGAISDVLPRESLLDRPAIANVDQILLAFAVTDPPLEPYQLSRFLVKAESTDVDVLLCLNKSDLVSPEVQQEISDRLGGWGYKPLFISVQNRINIEELTHHLNNKITVIAGPSGVGKSSLINVLIPTLNLRVGEVSGKLARGRHTTRHTELFELPGGGLLADTPGFNQPDLNSSPEQLIYYFPEARERLAVASCRFSDCLHRDEPDCVVRGDWERYEHYLEFLDQAIARQTQLHEQADPESTMKIKSKGKGKQQYEPKLESKKYRRVSRKTQLQELEQLYKEPED, via the coding sequence ATGACAACAGTGGAAACTATGTCTACTCATGGACAGTTATTCGGTACGGTGCTAGCCGTGCAAGCCAATTTTTACCGCGTGCAGCTGGATGTAGAGGATAAGAGTACAAGGGTACAGGGTGATCAGGAAGATTTTTCCCCACTCCCTACTCGCCACGCCCTACTCCCTTATCCCCCTATGATCCTCTGCACCCGCAGAACCCGGTTAAAAAAAATCGGGCAGCAGGTGATGGTGGGCGATCGCGTGGTGGTGGATGAGCCTGATTGGTCTGGTGGTAGGGGGGCAATTTCTGATGTTTTACCCCGTGAAAGTTTATTAGACCGACCAGCGATCGCTAATGTTGACCAAATTCTCCTAGCATTTGCGGTGACAGATCCACCTCTGGAACCTTATCAATTAAGTCGATTTCTGGTAAAGGCTGAGTCTACTGATGTGGATGTGCTTTTATGCTTGAATAAAAGTGATTTAGTCTCACCAGAGGTACAACAAGAAATTAGCGATCGCCTGGGAGGATGGGGCTATAAACCTCTATTTATTAGCGTCCAAAATCGCATTAATATTGAAGAATTAACTCACCATCTCAATAACAAAATTACTGTGATTGCTGGACCTTCCGGCGTGGGAAAATCTAGCCTGATTAATGTGCTGATACCCACTCTTAACCTGCGAGTGGGAGAAGTCTCAGGTAAATTAGCACGTGGTCGCCATACAACGCGCCATACAGAATTATTTGAATTACCAGGGGGTGGTTTGCTCGCAGATACTCCCGGCTTTAATCAACCTGATTTAAATTCTAGCCCAGAACAATTAATTTATTACTTCCCAGAAGCCAGAGAACGGTTAGCAGTGGCTAGCTGTCGGTTTAGTGACTGTCTGCATCGAGACGAGCCTGATTGTGTCGTGCGGGGTGACTGGGAAAGATATGAACATTACTTGGAATTTTTGGATCAGGCGATCGCGCGTCAAACACAGCTTCACGAACAAGCCGATCCCGAATCAACGATGAAAATTAAAAGCAAAGGTAAGGGTAAGCAGCAGTACGAGCCGAAATTAGAGAGTAAAAAATATCGTCGTGTCTCGAGGAAAACACAGTTGCAAGAATTAGAACAATTGTATAAAGAACCCGAAGATTAA
- a CDS encoding ABC transporter ATP-binding protein, producing MLYLRNLTYHPPASPAAILKSINLELVPQQLGMIIGPSGSGKSTLLEILSGLAEPTSGSLFWREQELISEQLQQLAGLVFQFPERHFCGGTILEELRLGHPELGSERVREALSEVGLEHLSLSAAPHALSGGQQRRLALAVQLIRQPNLLLLDEPTAGLDWSMRRQLVNLLAKLKKHWTLLVVTHDAGDLLAIADRCWTLNHGELQSVDPAILKAKIQQPVITNDQ from the coding sequence ATGCTCTATCTCAGAAATTTAACTTATCATCCCCCAGCCAGCCCAGCAGCGATTCTCAAATCAATTAATCTAGAATTAGTACCCCAGCAGCTAGGTATGATTATTGGGCCGAGTGGTTCTGGTAAAAGTACCTTACTCGAAATTTTGTCTGGATTAGCCGAACCAACTTCAGGTTCACTCTTCTGGAGAGAACAAGAACTGATTTCCGAACAGCTACAACAATTAGCCGGGTTAGTATTTCAGTTCCCCGAAAGGCACTTTTGCGGTGGTACTATTTTAGAAGAATTGCGTTTAGGGCATCCTGAATTAGGATCAGAGCGAGTCAGGGAAGCATTAAGCGAAGTGGGATTAGAGCATTTATCCCTTTCCGCCGCACCTCATGCTTTGAGTGGTGGACAGCAGAGGCGTTTAGCTTTGGCGGTACAATTGATTCGCCAGCCGAATTTACTGTTATTAGATGAACCCACGGCGGGGTTAGATTGGTCAATGCGTCGGCAACTGGTAAATTTATTAGCGAAACTGAAAAAACATTGGACTCTGTTGGTAGTGACTCATGATGCTGGGGATTTGCTGGCGATCGCCGACCGATGTTGGACACTGAACCACGGTGAACTACAATCAGTAGATCCAGCCATACTAAAAGCCAAAATTCAACAACCTGTGATCACCAATGACCAATGA
- a CDS encoding sulfurtransferase TusA family protein: protein MNSSDISNPDAQLDLRGTPCPINFVRTKLCLEKMLPGCLLEVWLDSGEPIEQVPDSLTMAGYQVEQITDCMGYFSLLVRRPATAQ from the coding sequence ATGAATTCTTCTGATATTTCAAATCCCGATGCTCAACTTGACTTGCGTGGCACTCCTTGTCCGATTAATTTTGTGCGGACAAAATTATGTTTGGAAAAAATGCTGCCAGGATGTTTGCTCGAAGTCTGGCTAGACTCTGGAGAACCTATTGAACAGGTTCCTGATAGTCTGACAATGGCAGGTTATCAGGTTGAGCAAATTACAGATTGCATGGGCTATTTTTCTTTGTTGGTACGCCGTCCCGCTACTGCCCAATGA
- a CDS encoding DUF3531 family protein — protein sequence MQIQFREINPFDVWIWLKFTTIPSGREKQYVEEVFNSWFYLGKLGAFNAENLQVQETGLEISYMNYDPEGYDKSLLALMHNMGEFEYEGQWARCWFDMGTSDAIALDILINALKQLNQEYVTIEELYIGGENEDWPVEDSDNPNHAIYDDN from the coding sequence ATGCAAATTCAGTTCCGTGAAATTAACCCTTTTGATGTGTGGATTTGGCTGAAATTCACGACAATACCTTCTGGACGCGAAAAGCAATACGTCGAAGAAGTGTTTAATTCCTGGTTTTATTTGGGGAAATTGGGCGCATTTAATGCCGAAAATCTGCAAGTCCAAGAAACAGGACTGGAAATCAGCTACATGAATTATGACCCAGAGGGGTATGATAAAAGCTTATTGGCACTCATGCACAACATGGGCGAGTTTGAGTATGAAGGACAGTGGGCGCGTTGTTGGTTTGACATGGGAACTTCTGATGCGATCGCACTTGATATTTTAATCAATGCTCTCAAACAGTTAAATCAGGAATATGTCACCATTGAGGAACTATACATCGGTGGCGAAAATGAAGATTGGCCAGTAGAGGATAGTGACAACCCAAATCATGCTATATACGATGATAATTAA
- the dnaJ gene encoding molecular chaperone DnaJ — MARDYYEILGVSRDAEKEDIKQAYRRLARKYHPDVNKEPGAEDRFKEINRAYEVLSEPEVRERYNRFGEAGVSGAAAGAGFQDMGDMGGFADIFESIFSGFAGGGMGGPTTQRRRSGPVRGDDLRLDLKLDFREAVFGGEKEIRISHLEVCDTCGGSGAKAGTRPRTCSTCGGSGQVRRVTRTPFGSFTQVSTCPTCNGTGMVIEDKCDACDGKGTNQVPKKLKINIPAGVDNGTRLRISQEGDAGQRGGPPGDLYVYLFVNEDEEFQRDGINVLSEIKVSYLQAILGCRLEVETVDGPVELIIPAGTQPNTVMKLENRGVPRLGNPVSRGDHLLTILIDIPNKVTPEERELLEKLAKIKGDRTGKGGLEGFLGNLFK; from the coding sequence ATGGCCCGCGACTATTATGAAATTCTGGGTGTCTCTCGTGACGCCGAAAAAGAAGACATCAAACAAGCCTACCGCCGTTTAGCCCGGAAGTATCACCCAGATGTGAACAAAGAACCGGGAGCGGAAGATCGGTTTAAGGAAATTAACCGCGCTTATGAAGTGCTTTCTGAGCCAGAGGTTCGAGAACGTTATAACCGTTTTGGTGAAGCTGGTGTCTCAGGTGCTGCTGCTGGCGCGGGCTTCCAAGACATGGGCGATATGGGCGGCTTTGCCGATATCTTTGAAAGTATTTTCAGTGGCTTCGCTGGTGGCGGTATGGGTGGTCCAACCACGCAACGACGGCGCAGTGGTCCCGTGCGGGGTGACGACTTAAGGCTAGACCTGAAGTTAGACTTTCGAGAAGCGGTATTTGGCGGCGAAAAAGAAATTCGCATTTCTCATTTAGAGGTCTGTGATACCTGTGGTGGTTCGGGTGCTAAAGCAGGAACTCGCCCTCGGACTTGTTCAACTTGTGGTGGTTCGGGTCAAGTCCGTCGTGTGACTAGAACACCCTTTGGTAGCTTTACTCAAGTCTCAACTTGTCCCACCTGTAACGGTACGGGAATGGTGATTGAAGACAAATGTGATGCTTGTGATGGTAAGGGTACAAATCAAGTACCTAAAAAACTAAAAATTAACATTCCGGCTGGGGTGGATAATGGTACACGCTTGCGGATCTCCCAAGAAGGGGATGCTGGTCAGCGTGGTGGTCCTCCTGGTGATTTGTATGTCTACTTATTTGTCAATGAAGACGAAGAATTCCAACGAGATGGGATTAATGTTCTCTCAGAAATTAAAGTTAGCTACCTGCAAGCAATTTTAGGTTGCCGTTTGGAAGTAGAAACGGTAGACGGGCCAGTGGAACTGATTATCCCTGCGGGAACTCAGCCGAATACAGTCATGAAGCTGGAAAATCGGGGCGTACCTCGTTTGGGAAATCCTGTGAGTCGCGGAGACCATCTGCTGACAATATTAATTGACATTCCTAATAAAGTGACCCCGGAGGAAAGAGAATTGCTGGAGAAGCTGGCTAAAATTAAGGGCGATCGTACTGGTAAGGGTGGTTTAGAAGGATTCTTGGGAAATCTGTTTAAGTAA
- the dnaK gene encoding molecular chaperone DnaK, whose amino-acid sequence MGKVIGIDLGTTNSCVAVLEGGQPIVISSTEGGRTTPSIVGFGKGDVRLVGQMAKRQAVTNAENTVYSIKRFIGRRWEETQTERSRVPYTCIKGRDDTVDVQIRGHNYTPQEVSAMVLQKLKQDAESFLGEEVTQAVITVPAYFTDAQRQATKDAGTIAGLEVLRIINEPTAAALAFGLEKQDQEQLILVFDLGGGTFDVSILQLGDGVFEVKATCGNNHLGGDDFDNEIVTWMIERFQEQENIDLSPDKMALQRLREAAEKAKIELSHMASTSINLPFITADETGPKHLEMELNRAQFEQMAGLLIQATIEPMIQALKDADLKTQDIDRIILVGGSTRIPAVQNALIKFFNGKTPDRSINPDEAVGLGAAIQAGVLSGEVDNLLLLDVTSLSLGIETLGEVFTKIIDRNTTIPTSKSQVFSTAVDGQTSVEIHILQGERAMARDNKSLGKFLLAGIPPSPRGVPQIEVSFEIDVNGILKVAAQDKGTGREQSIRITNTGGLNSNEVERMQQEAEVFAEEDKKRKELVELKNQADNLLFSYESSLRDNADFIGEQMKALANEKVIQLQAVMANPSISFTEFQQCLDDFQQTLFAIGADVYNRANDQEDSEEVEKVSDNLLTSELEPQMNGTLIPQFNFDFDDESTAQADYEAID is encoded by the coding sequence ATGGGAAAAGTTATTGGCATCGACTTAGGCACTACTAACAGTTGCGTCGCCGTCTTAGAAGGTGGTCAACCAATTGTAATATCCAGCACTGAAGGGGGACGGACTACACCGAGTATTGTGGGATTTGGCAAGGGTGACGTTCGCTTAGTCGGTCAGATGGCAAAGCGCCAAGCCGTAACTAATGCTGAAAACACAGTCTATAGTATTAAGAGATTTATCGGTCGTCGCTGGGAAGAGACTCAAACAGAACGCAGTCGCGTACCTTATACCTGTATCAAAGGTCGAGACGATACTGTTGATGTTCAAATTCGCGGACATAACTACACACCGCAAGAAGTATCCGCTATGGTTCTGCAAAAACTCAAGCAGGATGCAGAAAGTTTCTTGGGTGAAGAAGTAACTCAGGCAGTAATTACCGTACCAGCATATTTCACAGATGCCCAAAGACAAGCAACTAAAGATGCTGGTACTATTGCTGGATTGGAAGTTCTCCGAATCATCAACGAGCCAACTGCTGCGGCTTTAGCCTTTGGTTTAGAAAAGCAAGACCAAGAGCAGTTGATTTTAGTATTTGACTTAGGCGGCGGTACTTTCGATGTCTCCATCCTTCAACTTGGGGATGGAGTTTTTGAAGTTAAGGCAACTTGTGGTAACAACCACTTGGGTGGAGATGACTTTGATAATGAGATCGTCACCTGGATGATTGAACGTTTCCAGGAACAAGAGAACATCGACCTTTCCCCCGATAAAATGGCCTTGCAACGTCTGCGGGAAGCAGCAGAAAAGGCAAAAATTGAACTTTCTCATATGGCGAGTACATCCATTAACTTGCCATTTATAACTGCCGATGAGACTGGACCAAAACATCTGGAAATGGAACTCAATCGCGCTCAATTTGAACAGATGGCAGGGCTTTTAATTCAAGCTACCATTGAGCCGATGATTCAAGCTCTCAAAGACGCAGACCTCAAAACACAAGACATAGATCGAATTATTTTGGTTGGTGGTTCCACTCGTATTCCCGCAGTCCAGAATGCCCTGATCAAGTTTTTTAACGGTAAAACTCCCGATCGCTCTATCAACCCTGATGAAGCCGTAGGTCTTGGTGCAGCAATTCAAGCTGGGGTACTGAGTGGCGAGGTCGATAATCTTCTGCTCTTGGATGTAACTTCCCTATCCCTGGGAATTGAAACTTTGGGAGAAGTGTTTACCAAAATTATTGACCGGAATACCACAATTCCCACCAGTAAATCCCAAGTTTTTTCCACTGCCGTTGATGGACAAACCTCCGTGGAAATTCACATCCTCCAAGGAGAAAGGGCAATGGCACGGGATAACAAAAGTCTGGGTAAATTTCTGCTAGCAGGAATTCCTCCATCTCCCCGTGGTGTTCCACAAATAGAAGTATCTTTTGAAATTGATGTGAACGGTATCCTCAAGGTCGCAGCCCAAGACAAAGGTACTGGTCGAGAGCAGAGTATTCGGATTACGAATACAGGCGGTTTGAATAGCAACGAAGTAGAACGGATGCAGCAAGAAGCCGAAGTATTTGCCGAAGAAGATAAAAAACGTAAAGAACTGGTTGAACTCAAAAACCAAGCAGATAATTTGTTGTTCAGTTACGAATCGAGTCTCAGGGATAATGCTGACTTTATTGGAGAGCAAATGAAAGCTTTAGCCAACGAAAAAGTTATTCAACTCCAAGCCGTCATGGCTAATCCCAGCATTTCGTTCACAGAATTTCAACAGTGCTTAGATGACTTTCAACAAACTTTGTTTGCTATTGGTGCTGATGTATACAACCGAGCTAACGACCAAGAAGATAGTGAGGAAGTTGAAAAAGTTTCAGATAATTTGTTGACATCAGAATTAGAGCCACAGATGAATGGAACACTCATACCACAATTCAACTTTGATTTTGATGACGAAAGTACAGCACAGGCTGATTATGAAGCCATAGATTAG
- a CDS encoding NUDIX hydrolase, which translates to MSKLGKIRVLALGLIRDDGRIFVSEGYDSLKKETYYRALGGGVDFGETSEAALKREFQEEIQADLTNINYVGCIESIFTFNGKQGHEIIQLYECDFVDSKFYQLESLIFSEFSESKNHQHKALWVDIADFKSGKLRLVPEAFFAYL; encoded by the coding sequence ATGAGCAAACTAGGAAAAATTCGGGTATTAGCTTTAGGATTGATCCGGGATGACGGACGCATTTTTGTTTCTGAAGGCTACGATTCCCTCAAAAAAGAAACTTACTATCGGGCTTTAGGTGGTGGAGTTGACTTTGGCGAAACTAGCGAAGCTGCTTTAAAAAGAGAATTTCAAGAAGAAATTCAAGCAGATTTAACAAATATTAACTATGTGGGTTGCATAGAAAGTATATTTACATTTAACGGTAAGCAAGGACACGAAATTATTCAACTTTATGAATGTGATTTCGTTGATTCCAAATTCTATCAATTGGAAAGCTTAATATTTTCCGAATTTTCCGAATCAAAAAACCATCAACATAAAGCACTATGGGTAGATATTGCTGACTTTAAATCTGGTAAATTAAGATTAGTTCCCGAAGCTTTTTTCGCCTACTTATAG
- a CDS encoding glycoside hydrolase family 57 protein, with product MANGYVALVLHAHLPFVRHPESDYVLEEEWLYEAITETYIPLLKVFEGLKRDGIDFKITMSMTPPLVSMLRDPLLQERYDAHLSQLEELIELEIERNVKNGHLRYLAEHYANEFNEARKIWEHYKGDLITGFKKFQDSNNLEIITCGATHGYLPLMKMYPQAVWAQIQVACEHYEQTFGKAPRGIWLPECAYYEGVERMLADAGLRYFLTDGHGILYARPRPRFGTYAPIFTEPGVAAFGRDHESSQQVWSSEVGYPGAAEYREFYKDLGWEAEYEYIKPYIMPNGQRKNTGIKYHKITGRGLGLSDKALYDPYWAREKAAEHAANFMYNRERQVEHLNGIMGRPPIIVSPYDAELFGHWWYEGPWFIDYLFRKSWHDQGTYQMAHLADYLQTEPTQQVCRPSQSSWGYKGFHEYWLNETNAWIYPHLHKATERMIEISHLEAEDDLQEKALNQAARELLLAQSSDWAFIMRTGTMVPYAVRRTRSHLMRFNKLYEDVKVGKVDSGWLEKVELMDNIFPEINYRVYRPLS from the coding sequence ATGGCTAACGGCTACGTCGCGCTTGTACTTCATGCACACCTGCCCTTTGTTCGTCACCCAGAAAGTGACTATGTGTTGGAAGAAGAATGGCTTTATGAAGCCATCACCGAAACATACATTCCATTATTAAAAGTATTTGAGGGCTTAAAGCGAGACGGTATCGACTTCAAAATCACCATGAGTATGACACCGCCTCTAGTGTCGATGCTCCGTGATCCCCTACTGCAAGAACGCTATGACGCGCACTTATCCCAACTAGAAGAACTTATAGAACTGGAAATTGAGCGTAATGTCAAAAATGGGCATCTTCGTTATTTAGCGGAACATTACGCTAATGAGTTTAACGAAGCGCGTAAGATTTGGGAACACTACAAAGGTGATTTGATCACAGGGTTTAAGAAGTTTCAAGATAGTAACAACTTAGAAATTATCACTTGTGGTGCTACTCACGGCTATCTACCACTGATGAAAATGTATCCACAAGCTGTGTGGGCGCAAATTCAGGTAGCTTGTGAACACTATGAGCAAACCTTTGGAAAAGCCCCCAGAGGTATTTGGTTGCCGGAATGCGCTTACTATGAAGGTGTGGAGCGAATGCTGGCGGATGCTGGTTTACGCTATTTCCTCACTGATGGACATGGCATTTTATACGCTCGTCCTCGCCCACGCTTTGGTACTTATGCGCCGATTTTTACAGAACCTGGTGTTGCAGCTTTTGGTAGAGACCATGAATCTTCTCAACAAGTATGGTCTTCTGAGGTGGGTTATCCCGGTGCAGCCGAATATCGCGAATTTTACAAAGATTTGGGCTGGGAGGCAGAATATGAGTACATTAAGCCCTACATCATGCCCAATGGTCAGCGCAAAAACACGGGCATTAAGTATCACAAAATTACTGGACGTGGTTTAGGGCTTTCTGATAAAGCACTCTATGATCCTTATTGGGCGCGGGAAAAGGCGGCAGAACACGCTGCTAACTTTATGTATAACCGGGAACGTCAAGTTGAGCATTTAAACGGTATCATGGGTCGCCCGCCCATTATTGTGTCGCCTTATGATGCTGAGTTATTTGGTCACTGGTGGTATGAAGGCCCTTGGTTTATTGATTACCTGTTCCGGAAATCATGGCATGACCAAGGAACATATCAAATGGCTCATTTGGCTGATTATTTGCAGACAGAACCAACTCAGCAAGTTTGTCGCCCTTCGCAGTCGAGTTGGGGTTATAAGGGTTTCCATGAGTATTGGTTGAATGAGACAAATGCTTGGATTTATCCACATTTACACAAAGCAACTGAACGCATGATTGAAATATCGCACTTAGAAGCTGAAGATGATTTACAGGAAAAAGCTCTGAACCAAGCAGCGCGGGAACTTTTATTAGCGCAATCTTCTGACTGGGCTTTTATTATGCGGACGGGTACAATGGTTCCCTATGCTGTGAGAAGAACGCGATCGCACTTAATGCGGTTTAATAAGCTCTACGAAGATGTTAAAGTCGGTAAGGTGGATAGTGGTTGGCTGGAAAAAGTGGAATTAATGGATAATATTTTCCCTGAAATTAACTATCGGGTTTACCGTCCTTTGTCGTAG